A genomic region of Zalophus californianus isolate mZalCal1 chromosome 1, mZalCal1.pri.v2, whole genome shotgun sequence contains the following coding sequences:
- the MRPL34 gene encoding 39S ribosomal protein L34, mitochondrial, which produces MAFLIGAVGRQLGRVRWLQPRAWLGLPDAWGLPATQQNRGKARGNEYQPSNIKRKHKHGWIRRLSTPSGVQVILRRMHKGRKSLSH; this is translated from the exons ATGGCTTTCTTGATCGGAGCCGTAGGTCGCCAGTTGGGTCGCGTCAG GTGGCTCCAGCCCCGCGCCTGGCTGGGGCTCCCCGACGCCTGGGGACTTCCTGCCACACAGCAGAACCGGGGAAAGGCGCGTGGAAACGAGTATCAGCCGAGCAACATCAAACGCAAGCACAAACACGGCTGGATCCGGCGCCTGAGCACACCGTCCGGCGTCCAGGTCATCCTTCGCCGCATGCACAAAGGCCGCAAGTCGCTGAGCCATTAA